In one window of Oryza sativa Japonica Group chromosome 9, ASM3414082v1 DNA:
- the LOC4346551 gene encoding cinnamoyl-CoA reductase 1-like, translating into MMAKAEGGKMVCVTGAGGFIGSWVVKELLLRGYAVRGTARDPSSQKNSHLQKLEGAKERLCLNYADVMDYDSLSVAFNGCEGVFHVASPVSVDPRLVPVAVEGTKNVINAAADMGVRRVVFTSTFGAVHMDPNRSHDTVVDESCWSNLEFCKQKDWYCYAKTVAEMVAAEQASKRGIQLVVVLPAMTLGQMLQSTINPSIRHIADFLNGSRKTHRNAVAGYVDARDVARAHALVYEDPKAHGRYLCIASVLHRSELIQMIRELFPQYPITCNKCEDSKQMVQPFKFSNQRLRDLGLTFTPIKESLYNTLICLREKGHLPPYSSL; encoded by the exons ATGATGGCTAAGGCTGAAGGGGGCAAAATGGTATGTGTGACAGGAGCAGGAGGCTTCATTGGGTCGTGGGTGGTGAAGGAGCTCCTGCTCCGTGGCTATGCCGTGAGAGGAACTGCAAGAGATCCAT CTAGTCAAAAGAACTCCCATTTGCAAAAACTTGAAGGAGCCAAAGAGAGGCTCTGTCTGAACTATGCAGATGTGATGGACTATGATAGTCTTTCTGTTGCATTTAATGGATGTGAAGGTGTATTCCATGTTGCCTCACCTGTATCTGTTGATCCG CGACTTGTGCCTGTTGCTGTTGAAGGAACTAAGAACGTGATCAACGCTGCAGCAGACATGGGCGTACGACGCGTGGTGTTCACATCAACCTTCGGTGCTGTACACATGGACCCAAATAGGAGCCATGATACAGTCGTGGATGAGAGCTGCTGGAGTAACCTTGAGTTCTGCAAACAAAAA gaCTGGTACTGTTATGCCAAAACGGTTGCTGAGATGGTAGCAGCAGAGCAGGCATCGAAGAGAGGGATTCAGCTAGTGGTGGTGCTTCCTGCCATGACACTAGGCCAGATGTTGCAATCAACCATAAACCCTAGCATCAGACATATCGCCGATTTCTTGAACGGAAGCAGGAAAACCCACCGGAATGCTGTCGCTGGGTATGTTGATGCGCGCGATGTGGCCCGTGCACATGCACTGGTGTATGAAGACCCCAAGGCGCATGGGCGTTATCTCTGCATTGCTAGTGTGCTTCACCGGTCCGAGCTTATTCAGATGATCAGAGAACTCTTTCCACAGTATCCAATCACCTGTAACAA GTGTGAAGACAGCAAGCAGATGGTCCAACCTTTCAAGTTCTCTAATCAAAGGCTGAGAGACTTGGGCCTCACATTCACCCCCATAAAAGAAAGTTTGTACAACACACTGATATGCCTACGGGAGAAGGGGCACCTACCGCCTTATTCATCTCTTTGA
- the LOC112936479 gene encoding uncharacterized protein — translation MPPPPPPYQQLVIPVECSQAMLASLLRARPLCGERLREARATAEHALADAKAEGDDLAAVDVNLVLTFLAARDGDLDDALRRYKAAVQKDPSDSRPYELVVAAALGSGTLTTLGLERGGRGRLVLVAPWREVDARLTAAVLDDDLDLTLPERVQLRLLHHRRPDGLWRSSTGVG, via the coding sequence atgccgccgcctcctcctccgtacCAGCAGTTGGTGATCCCCGTGGAATGCTCCCAAGCGATGCTCGCCTCGCTGCTCCGAGCGCGGCCGCTCTGCGGCGAGCGACTCCGAGaggcgcgcgccaccgccgagcACGCCCTTGCCGACGCCAAGGCGGAGGGCGACGACCTCGCGGCGGTCGACGTCAACCTCGTCCTCACCTTCCTCGCCGCCCGAGATGGGGACCTCGACGACGCACTACGGCGGTACAAGGCGGCCGTGCAGAAAGACCCGTCGGATTCTCGGCCGTACGAGCTGGTGgttgcggcggcgctcggctcCGGGACGCTGACGACCCTCGGCCTCGAGCGTGGGGGACGAGGGCGCCTCGTCTTGGTTGCCCCGTGGAGGGAGGTGGACGCAAGGCTCACGGCGGCGGTGCTGGACGACGACCTCGACCTGACATTGCCAGAGCGCGTGCAGCTCCGCCTGCTGCATCATCGTCGACCCGATGGATTGTGGCGAAGCAGCACAGGGGTAGGATAG